The genomic interval ATTTTTTTTCAAAAATAATTTAAGTCACGTCACCGGAAGTGCCTCATATCCCGTGGATCGGCGAATAATTCCGGGTGCGCAAGGAGGCTGTCCGCCTCGGTGATCTCCCTGACGGGGACGCAGGGCACCCCCGCCGCGAAGGTGTTTGCCGGTATGTCCCTGACTACCACAGCCCCCGCTCCTATGACGCAGCCTTCGCCTATGGTGACCCCGCCGCAGACGGTGACGGAGCCCCCGATCCAGCAGTTGTCCCCTATGACTATGGGGCCGGTGCGCTCCATATTGGTCACCGCGCCGGTCTCGGAGTTGAAAAACGAATTGCGGTCCTGCCAGCGCAGGGGATGGATGGGCGTCAGCAGGGACACGCCCGGCCCTATGAACACGGACTCGCCTATCTCCACCCGGCCCTCGTCCAGCACGGTGAAGTTGAAATTGGCGTAGCTCAGGCGGCCTATCCTGGTATTGACTCCGAAGTCAAACCATATGGGTCCCTGGAGATACACTCCCTCTCCCGCCTCCGGTATCAGCTCTCTGAGGACCTGCTCCCTCTCCGGGTCCGTCTCCGCCAGGGCGTTGTAGCGCCTGCACAGGAGATGGGCCCTCTCCCTTTCCTCCGCCATTCCCTCGCTGAAGGGATCGTAGATCTTGCCTGCCAGCATTTTTTCGTGTTCGGTCATTTGTTTCTCCGCAGTATGTCTTTCCGGGACAGTGTCCGGGAAAAGGTATTTTTATTATTATAGCAGACCCGGACCGGAAGCGCAACAGGTTGATTTTTCACCGGCAAAACAGTATGATATAATAAAAGACAGTATTTTGCCGGAGAGCCGATAGCCCTCCGGAAAGGAGACGGCCAAATGAAGACTGTGATCATCGGAGGAGTGGCGGGCGGAGCCGGCTGCGCCGCCAGGCTGCGGAGGCTGGACGGCGCCCGCGAGATAGTGATGCTGGAGCGGGGACCCTACATTTCCTACGCCAACTGCGGACTCCCCTACTTTGCGGGAGACGTGATCAGGCAGAAGAGCGCCCTGCTCCTGATGACCCCGGAGCGGATGAAGGAGCGCTTTGACATAGACGTGCGGACAAACAGCGAGGTCACCGCCATCCACAGGGACAGAAAGACCGTGACGGTGAAGGACCTCTCCTCGGGAACCGAATACGAGGAAGCCTATGACGACCTGGTGCTCGCCACCGGCTCATCCCCCCTGAGACCTCCCATCCCGGGCATAGACAGCCCCCGGATCCGCACCCTGTGGACCGTGACCGACTCGGAGGAGATCAAGGCCCTGGTGAAGGAGGAGAGCGTCCGGAGGGCGGCGGTCATAGGAGGCGGCTTTATAGGCCTGGAAATGGCGGAAAACCTGAGCCGGGCGGGCCTGGCGGTGTCAGTCATCGAAGCCGCCGACCAGGTGATGGCCCCTCTGGACTACGAAATGGCCCAGCTGCTCCACGGGGAGCTGAGGGACAAGGGAGTGGACCTGCGTCTCGGGGACCCGGTGGCCTCATTTGAAGAAGCCGGTGGCAGCGTGACGGTGCATATGAAGAGCGGCGCCTCGGTGACCGCGGAGCTGGTGATACTCTCCATAGGCGTGCGGCCCAACAGCAGCCTGGCCCGGGAGGCCGGACTGGAATTCAACGAAAGAGGCGGCGTCAGGGTCAATGACCATATGAGGACCTCGGACCCCTCCATCTACGCCGTGGGAGACGTGGCGGAGACGGAGGACTTTGTGTTCAAGACCCCGGCCATGGTCCCTCTGGCAGGCCCCGCCAACAAGCAGGCCCGTATCCTGGCCAACGTCCTGGCGGGCCGGGAGGACCGCTACGAGGGCACCCAGGGCTCCTCGGTGGCCCGGGTGTTCGACCTCACAGCCGCTTCCACGGGAGCCAACGAAAAGGCCCTGAAAAGCCGGGGCCTCAAAAAAGGCGGGGACTACGAGAGCCTGATCATCACCCAGAACTCCCACGCGGGCTATTACCCGGGAGCGGAGCCCATGACCATCAAGCTCCTCTTTGCCCCGGACACGGGCAGGATATACGGAGCCCAGATAGTGGGCTCGGGAGGGGTGGACAAGCGTATAGACGTGCTGGCCACCGCCCTGAGGCTGGGAGCCACCGTGAAGGACCTGAAGAGCCTGGAGCTGGCCTACGCGCCCCCCTTCTCCTCCGCCAAGGACCCGGTGAACATGGCTGGCTTTGTGGCGGAAAATCTCCTCTCGGGACTGGCGCGGATAGCGGATTGGGACGCCCCCTCCGCCCGGCCCGAAGCCCTGCTGCTGGACGTGAGGGAGCCGGCGGAGACCCAGGCCCGGCCCATACCCGGCAGCCTGCAGATACCCCTGGGACAGCTGAGGACCCGGCTGCAGGAGCTGGACAGGGACAGGGAATACATAGTCTTTTGCGCCGTGGGCGTGCGGGCTTACAACGCCGCCCGCATACTGGCCCACAACGGCTTTGACAAGGTGTGGGTGTATCCCGGAGGCGCCCGCTTTTATCTGGCCACCCATCCCGAGCTTTCCCGGGAAGCTCCGGCAGACCCGCCGGCGGCGGCCCCAGAGGCAGCCCCGGCGCCGGCTCAGACCCCGGCGGCAGCCCCTTCCGCCCGGCTGGACTGCTGCGGCATGCAGTGCCCCGGCCCCGTGATGGAGGTCTATCGGGCCATGACCGCCCTGAAGGACGGAGAGACTCTGGAGGTCACCGCCTCCGACCCGGGCTTTGCGAAGGACATAGTCAGCTGGTGCAGGTCCACCGGCAACACCCTCGTCTCCAACGAGAAAAAGGACGGGGAATACACGGCGGTCATACGCAAGGGCGCGGCCCCGGCGGCAGACCCGGAAAAGGCTCCGGACAACAAGGGCAAGACCATCATAGTCTTTGACGGAGACATGGACAAGGTGCTGGCGGCCTTTGTCATAGCCAACGGCGCTCTGGCCATGGGACGGCCCGTGACCATGTTCTTCACCTTCTGGGGCCTCACGGCCCTCAGGAAGCCGGAGAGCGCGCCTGTCAAAAAAGACCTCATGGGACGGCTCTTCGGCATGATGCTCCCCAAGGGAGCCGCCCGGCTGGGCCTGTCCAAAATGAATATGGCCGGCATGGGCTCCGCCATGATGCGGGGCGTCATGAAGGACAAGAAGATAGACTCGCTGGAAGAGATGATGCAGAAGGCCATACAGGGCGGAGCCAGGCTCATAGCCTGCTCCATGAGCATGGACGTGATGGGCATCAGGCCCGAGGAGCTCATTGACGGAGTGGAGATAGGAGGCGTGGGCGCCTACCTGGGCGCCGCCGAGGAAGCCGATACCAACCTGTTCATCTGACCCGCCGCCGGTCTCCGGCGTCATCCCGGCGGCCGATCCAGACGTCATATCGGCCCAAATTCGGGGTCCCCGAAAAATCGCAGATTTTTTGGGGTGGTTTGCGGTGGGGCCCGCCAGCCCATTCCTTATTCTGCCAACGGCAGAGAGGGCTGGTGGGAGGGGCCGTATCGCGGGGCTTGAGGAGAAGTGTAGTCGAGCGCTTTTTGTCCCGTTGGGCCTGTCCGT from Abditibacteriota bacterium carries:
- a CDS encoding sugar O-acetyltransferase; protein product: MTEHEKMLAGKIYDPFSEGMAEERERAHLLCRRYNALAETDPEREQVLRELIPEAGEGVYLQGPIWFDFGVNTRIGRLSYANFNFTVLDEGRVEIGESVFIGPGVSLLTPIHPLRWQDRNSFFNSETGAVTNMERTGPIVIGDNCWIGGSVTVCGGVTIGEGCVIGAGAVVVRDIPANTFAAGVPCVPVREITEADSLLAHPELFADPRDMRHFR
- a CDS encoding FAD-dependent oxidoreductase, yielding MKTVIIGGVAGGAGCAARLRRLDGAREIVMLERGPYISYANCGLPYFAGDVIRQKSALLLMTPERMKERFDIDVRTNSEVTAIHRDRKTVTVKDLSSGTEYEEAYDDLVLATGSSPLRPPIPGIDSPRIRTLWTVTDSEEIKALVKEESVRRAAVIGGGFIGLEMAENLSRAGLAVSVIEAADQVMAPLDYEMAQLLHGELRDKGVDLRLGDPVASFEEAGGSVTVHMKSGASVTAELVILSIGVRPNSSLAREAGLEFNERGGVRVNDHMRTSDPSIYAVGDVAETEDFVFKTPAMVPLAGPANKQARILANVLAGREDRYEGTQGSSVARVFDLTAASTGANEKALKSRGLKKGGDYESLIITQNSHAGYYPGAEPMTIKLLFAPDTGRIYGAQIVGSGGVDKRIDVLATALRLGATVKDLKSLELAYAPPFSSAKDPVNMAGFVAENLLSGLARIADWDAPSARPEALLLDVREPAETQARPIPGSLQIPLGQLRTRLQELDRDREYIVFCAVGVRAYNAARILAHNGFDKVWVYPGGARFYLATHPELSREAPADPPAAAPEAAPAPAQTPAAAPSARLDCCGMQCPGPVMEVYRAMTALKDGETLEVTASDPGFAKDIVSWCRSTGNTLVSNEKKDGEYTAVIRKGAAPAADPEKAPDNKGKTIIVFDGDMDKVLAAFVIANGALAMGRPVTMFFTFWGLTALRKPESAPVKKDLMGRLFGMMLPKGAARLGLSKMNMAGMGSAMMRGVMKDKKIDSLEEMMQKAIQGGARLIACSMSMDVMGIRPEELIDGVEIGGVGAYLGAAEEADTNLFI